In Choristoneura fumiferana chromosome 27, NRCan_CFum_1, whole genome shotgun sequence, the sequence TAATGCTAGATATCTTCACACTTTTGATGTGATGTTTCAGTTGCCGAAAACCAAAAATTCCGGAAAATGCATTGGAATGCCACGAATATATAGAAGATGAAAATGTTGGTAAGTTGATAGTGTCACCATCCAACATATAAAATTCTTTATAATGTCGAATAATAACGTAAATGTAAATGCATGgtgataaataaaagtttatcacCGTGagttcaaaataattaaaatctgGTATGACGTAAAATTTACTCCTATTTTGACATCATAACTGCTAGgtacttttttcatacaaaactgTTTATCTTTATTTTGGCTATGCTTGTTATTCCAGAGTTCCCTACCTGTTGCGCTCGTCTGAGATGTGTCGTCGAAGTCAATGGTGAACGGATCGTTCAGACTCGTGGTCAACCCGGAGAGCTGTTCCCTGACAAGTATGAAGTCACATAAATTTTAGAAATGCATGCATATATTAATAGGTAGAAAACTGTAAAATCCAGCTAAACAGAAAAAGATTTTAGTTACGGTCCTATTTTAAGCAACATTTCTCTTTGTGACTGATgcttaaatagataattttaaattatgataaaattaataatttttcgatcaaaagatatttatttttttggatagCCAATCACAAGAGTTGGCGTGGTCGATGAAGTCTCCCTTCTCTCCGTATTTGCGAAGCCgtaagtaaaacataaataatactTGCAGGCCGTGGAAGGGACAACAGAACGAGCCTAACCCTGCCGTGGTGGGAATGGGAGGTATCCCGCAGAACACAGTCGGCGGAGAACCCCAAGGTCAACCCGCCCCGGGCATGTTCAACAGCAGAGGAGCAGGCAAGAACAATAAAGGTACTGCTAGCCACTGACTGAACTCATTTACAATAGGTTTGGTCAATGGGTAGTGGTAACTTTGTAAGCTAAATACATTGTACTTACTACATTGTACCTTTACGTTTCTTGAGATACTGttctatttaaaaacaatacttaatgtaatgtaacttgcgATGCAAAATCCCAACgtataatattgtaattgttAACTATGTGACGTGACTATTTTACTCTACATATACCCTCAGATAAAAAGCTTGAATGAACTCTTGATCGTATTTCTTCTTCCTTTCTTGATCTTTCTTAACCGATTGTTTTATTAATAGCCAACGATTCTCCCGACAGCGGATGGCAACGATATTAACGGAAGACGCTATGTGGACCCGTACCCAGCCCAGCAGATGCAAGAATCACCACGCAAAAAACGGTCAACCTCACACCCAGTATTCGATAGAAGTCTACAAGAAGGCACGGCCTACCAACCTCACCACGTCAAAATTCACGGCTACACGCCTGAAAGATACACCTCATATTTTTCCAGTGGCGCTAAAAGCCTGAGCAGCACTAAATATCTTTTTAACTCAAAATCATAaagaagtaatattttttatttaagaatcATTATTTGTATTCTTTAATTTATTACGCGTATCTCgagtgaaaacaatgcattatttttatttgttaatctAACTATGTGATATTCTTGTTTCAATTAGTTTGTTGTGCAAATATATTTTCTGTTATACAtctacaacttttttttgtattaaaaattcttTGCAATCAAAATAagactacggaaccttaaaacaCTATGTTGAATGTTGACCTTTACCtttgaattaattattttatctttattcgTGTAACACTTTTGAgcattttaataatgtttttttgagTGTCTCAAACTAATTACCAAACCAAACGTCACTGTCAAGTGTCAAAAAGGGCAAATAGCTAAGCTTCgcgattttatcaaaaaatattgaatcgAATAGTAAACCAACAAGACCCACAATCAACTCAAATGACTAACTCCTATTCCTTATCAATATTTAAGTAATCTTAATGACTGACTGACAGTCACAACAACAAGCAGTATGAAGAACGGAACTCACCTCGCAATGATAACAAGTGTACCCACCGTAACAGTAACACTGATGAtttgaaaacattttcaaaacaaaacaagatcTTTTAATTACAATGGTGGAACCTGAGATGCCGTTTGCGTGTGTTATGCCAAACTGTGGCATGACGTTCACGAACGAAGACCATTTGCACGTACACACGAAGAAACATGACATGGTGTTGCAATTGGGGATGGAGCAGAAGGCTGCATTCGTGGgtgagcagttttttttttaattttatcattcgGAGAGGTAAAGTCAAAGGTTATATCACCGCGGCGTTAATAGCTGTTTTTCTTCCTATTTTTGAGAGTATAGGCTAAGGTCGAAGTCCTTATCGCCTCGGCAttagagagcgagagagagagagaaatagaGAGTTAGATAAagatacatacacacaaacagacagagaGGGACACATTTATTTGCATATattcaataaagaaaaaactataaatagtttaagaaaaataataattaaaccttgcagtaaaaaaacattatatatcatgttttttttttaatttccttatactGTCAGTATTATGCTgcaatatatgtacctactatagcTTTATATCACAGGTGATGTATTGATTTGTATTTTTCCATCTTTGCCCCTCTCTTGTGAACATCACAGTCATGGATAATGCAAACCTCTTAATGTTAAAGAAACTGCAAGATTAATAAGTTGTTAATAAGGCAATACATATGTTTCAGCGGACCAGACCCCGACACCGACCCGCTTCATCCGCAACTGCGAGGAGGTGGGGCTGTTCCAAGACCTGCTTAACCCGTTCGATGAGGGCTTCAAAAGGGCTATGGAGACTAagtcattacatttttttttctacctttaATATACTGTCCAAAAGAAAATAGAGgtcaaatagttttattggtaGAACAGAAATactgataaatataattctttgtaacattccttgtctagaaaatgtttttattaatacaacatagcactatacaaatacttttcattcaatcaaatgtattcagataaaatCGCAAACAtattattgatttaattatACCGATGGAACTCAAGTGACCCTTATTTTCTTCTGACTGGTTCTTTCAGAGCGTTCCATCCTTTTCCCAAAATAACAGTGTCATAAATCAACCGTGTGCCAAAAGAGTTGTTTCTCATAGCGTCTGTATACCATAAGATCCGTTTCTTGTAGCATCCGTAATGCCATAAGATCCGTTTCTCATTTTCCGTATTGTAAAGAGGTTTCATAAATACACATAACTACCTACATGGGgtgtggcgtcagatatttccgtggtaaagccgaaacAAAGTTCGCTTACATCTTTTACATATGTGCCTTTATGGAGCTtttttgttagtgttgtgtgctaccctacatttgacagtgacGTTAAGAAGACGTTGagaatgcgggtagttgtgcgctggtgttagtttcgtcgggcagtcgcgtgagcagagcggtggcgcgtagtgcacGTGGTGCGGCAGCCGCCAAGTCGCTTGCTCCTATGAAGAAGAGcaacgaattagcccgaaacatgtcgagctaaactcgatttaagacgtgattaTTTAGGAAAAGGTAGTGACGGGAACGGATGTTTTGGGAAACGGGCAGAATGTTCCGAAAGGTGACTGGTATTTGCAAAAGCCATGGTAATCTGGTGGTTCGACCTATGGCCGCTTAAGGGTTTGCTCGATCCAGATAACCTACCTGAATAAGCACTTAAGGTAGAAACACACAAGGGATGTTATGGAGCGccgtatccgtaaccgaaactatcggatatccAATAGTAcatgtgtcttaagggcggtaaataaagtctattagaagcccgaagtcgaagactgaggggctttaatgagtcgatgttcgtaattctagtaccgcccgtgcgacatacaatgtttttcatcacatttgcaagtaaaattttatatttctaaaagaaaaaatataattcttccaaatattggcgttaccttaggctgcgctcttggcagcgccgccctccccctccctcagcatgtgcctgagttgcgtgtgcatgtggtcctgcagcagcgcgcgcagcgccatcagtacgggcactgactcattgaccaaccttgggcttcatgacaataaaaatagtacgggcaatgactcattcaccgaccacgggtttcatgacaagcacattaaggtcaagggttttatttggggggttgcaaccaaggtagcctgcatgtttcgacactgtttacgagcaagtgtgataaaaactatccttaacGTTTCAAGCAGGATCGAGTCTAAATGCGACATGTTGTGACGGGTTTTTGTCGACAgggcccagtttctcgaagcatattagcctaataaatgttttctctcattttctcatacaatttatgagagaaagcactaatattattatactaataagctttgagaaacagggcccTGATAACCCTCTGTAACCtatctattgtttattatttatttattttatttattgagaaacaaacagtcatatatAAACATGAAATTGTAGACAAAGAAATACAAGCAGACCTATAgttattagttagttagttattatttttatttctattgctTAGTCGTAAGTTACGACTCGTAACTTTTACAATTAAAGTCGAATCATTTATATTCccatttgtattttactttggCCTCTggagcagaggatcgtgggttcaaaccccggctcgcacctctgagtttttcgaaattatatttgaaatttaccccgagatttacggtgaaggaaaacatcgtgaggaaacctgcaaacctgcgaagctattcaatggtgtgtgtgaagttcccaatccgcactgggctcgcgtgggaactacggctcaagcccagcagtgggacgtaaataggctgggatgatgatggtgactgtaattctatgttgttgttgttgttgtaactctttattgtacataaaacatgaaaattacaattaatgagagaaagagatgtacaaagacgaacttatcccttaaagggatctcttccagttaacctttaacCTAAATTTGTAAATTAGTTTCTAGAAAATTAAGTACGACgacaagcgaagcgaggagtcTTAGGTGAAATTGTGATTCCTACGCGCGatacgagcgagcgaagcaagcgcGCCGCGGCTACTTCCAGCGAAGCACCAGGACTACGTTAGGAAATAACTTCTCAGTTTACTCCTCGCACTTGGCCCTAATATTGTGCATAAAAACATGTGCACcctcatcatcagcccgaagacgtccactgctggacaaagccctaagaacgccacaatgaacggcaactcgccacttgcaccaccggttacccgcaattcgaacgatgtcgtcagtccacctggtggacTGCGTTGGCGTTCGTCtcccggttcgtggtcgccactcgaggacttttctcccccaaccgTTATCTGTTGTTCGAGCGATGtcgcccgcccattgccacttaacttgcatatttttacagctgattacatacatacatacataaatcacGCTCTttccgtaggggtaggcagagaccacttctttccacttgctacgatccttacatacttgttcgcttcgtccactttcattattcccttcatacatgctcttcggtttaggtactcttgacctggcctttttcaagacgtccctgatttggtctcgaaacgACCGCCAAGGTATACCCATACACTTTTTCGTCAatcgttcttcattcattctctcgacatggccaaaccatctcagcatacctttcaaatttttgtcactacatcTTCTTTCAGACCACAACGTTTCCTTATCTCACTATTTCTTATCCTGTCACTCAGTTTAACTCGTATCATACTTCTTAACGCACTCATCTCAACTGCATTTATTCTGCTTTCATGTTTGCCATACCCAACTTTCACTTCCGTACATGAGTGTCGGAACCAAACCCCCCCATGCACTACAGCTGATTcttgacgaatttccgtatttcgaattctatcgcgcaaagaaacccaaagcatagctctctccatagctcgttgcgttgCTCTCTAgaaggccaacagtcaaggaccacgtctcagagccataagtcatcaccGGCAACACACACTGATCGAAGACAAAAACATGTTACAGGACTGGCATTCTGTGCCTGGAGTCAGCAGCTGCAGGGACTTCTTCTGATGACGTCCTCCACACTCCGCAAATGGGTTCCCCCTGGCAGATGGAGACTCTACTCTGTACACCACAAAATCAAAGGAATATAACAATCAGCAGGTAAGAGCGTTTTAAAGCTCAAATCACAGACGCTACGAAATATCCTACGATCAAACTGCACTGTTGGATCAGTCCGATTTAtcgtaaactagcttttgcccgcggcctcgcccgtgtggaattcggttatcgcgcactgttccctcgggagctgtgcattttttcgggataaaaagtagcctatgtcactctctggcccataaactatctctatgccaaaaatcacgtcgatccgtcgctccgtttcgacgtgaaagacggacaaacacacacactttcgcatttataatattagtatggattctcaCGTCACACACACGATAGATACAGTTTATCGTAGCGAACTATTTCCATCCTCTACAGACTTTACGCATATAATATCAAACACAGATATTAgcgtttataattaataattattagtacctaCGTTCGAGTAATTATCACTATATTCAATTCAAAACTTGACGTTTATTCTAGTtcttaaatgtttttctttattctgCAGTGGCAGCatctataactttttttatttatagacttGTTTCTTTATAGATCATCGAGTGACGAATCAGGCGCAGTTAAGGAATACGAAACGACAACAATATCCAAATTAACCAATGAAGTGACGACGATCAGTCGAATAGTAGGCAAACAAGACATCTTAGACAAAGTTACTACAACCGACGATGTTTCTATAGTCAGACATGAAGATGTTAATAAAGAAATCAATGAAACAGTATCTTAcacaaataatgtttttaaaatacatagCAATGTTGAAATAAGGAAAGATGGTAGTTTAACATAGAAACATCCAAACAGATGCCTAGGACTCTAATATCTTATACGGATTCAGTATATAAAAGATGCTCAAGTTACTAAAGATGTTTTATTAGCTGATAGTAGTAAAATTGATAAAGCACCGCCTATAATGAGTCAGAAATCGTTAGATCATGTAGTAGACAGCCTAGAAGAACACAACGAAGCAAAAAGAAAAGATTGTCAGCTTATTAAAATGCTGAAGCGTAATTATCAGAACGCTTTGAAAAAACCTGAGATAAAAAAAGAGCCTGACATAAATAATGCAGGGTTTGATGATTTCGAGATTATAATCAAGAAACCGGATGGTAGGCAGTATAGGATGAGACCTGtagaagaagagaagagaatACAAGATGAAACTAAAGAGAGATTGAAGAGTAGTGCTGTCTGATAAAGCGGAGAAGAAGTCACAAGAGACTTTACAGCGGATACCAAGTATAGACACCCAAATATTGCCAAACTTATTGCTCTAACAACTGGTACATTGGTCCCAGTAACTATAGTCAATCCTAGTACAATATTACTAACAAACAACCTTCAGAAATACCAATAGTGCCTTAAATGTTAAACCAACTTAGTGGTAACTACAAGAAGACGGTTAANNNNNNNNNNNNNNNNNNNNNNNNNNNNNNNNNNNNNNNNNNNNNNNNNNNNNNNNNNNNNNNNNNNNNNNNNNNNNNNNNNNNNNNNNNNNNNNNNNNNccctaaaataaatagttactacattagacatgggtaatctcaactccgcgaagtgatctgactcactagatccagctccgtggtcggtaccgaatccgcttattgaccgactcctttattgacttccggttctttcgagcgattattaatttatctatggccgatccgccccggctcggttttcggtcggtcggtgtcggtacggtactgcggtgccccaacccgctgactgaactgaagtacagattcgtgagagagagaaaagattcgttcgttagtccaagtccgagtaccgaaccgaatCGACccaccaaacatagataatcagatccaagtccaagatccgatccgcagggctactacgaaccgaaaCCGAACCGAAACCGAccaccaaacatagataataagatccaagtccaagatccgatcgcagggctactacgaaactccaaaatgaagttcgtgtcgtgcgatccctctgacactttatactattgtaatacgagagcgagagggacgattcgatacgaacttcgagtttcgtagtagcctgcgatccgatccgagccgagcgagagcgaaaagcaggcggacggagcgagttcagtgtgagtgagcgtgacggcgatcacgagcgagcgagccgctcgatccagtcggagttagtaactccggagtcaataagatttgaaaagGAGTCAATTAAGGGATtcgatccgcttgaggatctgactcttttgaatcttcagatccggatttaccacCTCTTATACTACATCTGacatcttcatatttttttttaatcctcaCTCCTCAGTCAAAGTAGGAAACGTCTTAATATACCGTAATATGGTACATTTACCTTATGTAGGTATAGCAATAACATGTTATAAACTGGCTTAACTAAacataacaacaacaacaaccaacACAAAACAATAGCAAGGAAGCATTCGTGAAAAACCTTCAAAATATAATGTGTCTACGAATAACTAATTAAATAGAAGTTAGAAAGTGATAGCCTCTACTGCAGATCGTAAGTATTCAGCACGTTGGTAGTAGAAGAAGATTAATAATTCCATACTTTTTGaagtaaattattaagtaaTGGTTGCCTTTCATTTCATTCGAAGAACCCAAAATACCCACCAATTCTGAAATTGTACTCTTAAGGTGCGGCCTCATGCAGCGGCTCAACGcccgtttccagcgtcaaatcagGTCACGTGACATTAGCGACAAAGCTGGAAATGGTGAGCTTTattgctggaaaaaaaaacctctttaaTTTCGGAAAAAACACCGTTATTAAGAAATCAAGCTTCAATATTATTCCTACAAGAATCCATGTTGACGGTGctgttcgacgcggcgacttgacgctagtTTTTTAGTCGTGGGAAATTTAAAatgggtcacgtgaccagactTATCACTGCAAAACGAGCGACGAGCAGCTGCATGAGGTTGCACCTTACTTTTATACAATCTGTCAAACAAAGCACAAATTATTCACATAAACAAATAATTGCGTATATTGACACTGACAGGTTAATACCGGTAATGGTTTTCATTGataaattattgtcaaatagaggtattgtttttgttaTCAATTGGCGAATCCGGTAATATATTTGAATACCGGTATTGATTATATAACGACTAATCAGAGCTTTTAGCGATATAATAGCGAAATGCAATTATAACTGGTTATAAGTACCCTATTTTAAACCGGTAGTAAGAATACCGATAACGATCCctgttattttttagggttccggagccaaaatgttaaaaacggaacccttatagtttcgccatgtctgtctgtctgtccgtccgtccgcggctttgctcaggtactatcaatgctagaaagctgtaaattttgcacggatatgtaaactatgcgacaaaacggtacaataaaaaaataaaaataattttttttagggtacctcccgtagacgtaaaggggggtgttttttttctcatcgaaccctatagtgtgggttatcgttggattggtcttttaaaaccattaggggtttgctaagacgattttttaattcagtgatttttttgcgaagtattcaactttaaagagcaaattttcattaaaatcgagcgtctcccccctctaaaatctaaaccggtgggtggaaaaatttgaaaaaattcagaatggtagtaagtatatcaacctttcaaggaaaactataacggctaagtttgcttgagaattattagtagtttaagagtaaatagcagcctaaggtataaaatatacctaaacttggaagattccgtataaaatacgaaatccttagaaaaatattacttaattttttcgtaatggctacggaaccctattttgggcgtgtccgacacattcttggccggtttttttatcgttatcccgcggaaAATATacaatcctatgtcctttcttgGACATCAAACTAACTATATTCATACCGAATTGTaattaaatcggttcagaggtTTAAGCTTGCAGTGGTAAAAGACAAACAACCGGACATACAGATATACAAACAGTGAGATAGAGTAACTATATTAGTAAAGATTCCCAAATAAActtataaatgcgaacgttGGTGGGTGAAAGAGCAAGTTAGATGAAAggttttatttagataaatgtaatttcgcacatgaatttcgaagctagttttaatataaaaggtatattatttaaattcctgacaaaactttttacaagcttttatttagtttcaccgtCCCGGAGGCATTCTTAATCTGGTAacagtgacatcttggtggtcctgccaggatcgtctccgcaggaaagaactcctcaatggttaataatACCAAATTCTAAGAACTTAATacgtaccgacttgaaatttggtacgcatatgtaggtacctagtttagatgacaatgcaagtacagtcagcaaaaaacgcttgcattaaaaatgaaattttcaacaaaaacttattttctagTAGCacatataggtatttaaatttctgacacaacattttttttacattttgtagaGCATAATGGTGGCAAACGCAACGGAAACAGTTCTAGGAAGtgcgagagagagagaagacTGTGATAAAACTGGTGGCTCCGCAAGCGGCTCCCAGGAAGCACGAATTGGCAGCAGTGCCAGTCACATTGTTCACATACTGGCACATCAGTGGCCTGTATGGCTTATATTTAATCTGCACTGTGGCGACATGGCAGACGATTGTATTcagtaagtatttttatatgtataaaaaaaat encodes:
- the LOC141443611 gene encoding uncharacterized protein isoform X3 produces the protein MQFGGLLFLTYLVLPAIFAEDVSYQACVDKYSRKGYQPWQEWSDHYTCHRYRCEIRDGKYFIAAVGCRKPKIPENALECHEYIEDENVEFPTCCARLRCVVEVNGERIVQTRGQPGELFPDKPWKGQQNEPNPAVVGMGGIPQNTVGGEPQGQPAPGMFNSRGAGKNNKADGNDINGRRYVDPYPAQQMQESPRKKRSTSHPVFDRSLQEGTAYQPHHVKIHGYTPERYTSYFSSGAKSLSSTKYLFNSKS
- the LOC141443611 gene encoding uncharacterized protein isoform X1; translation: MGDLTTVKMQFGGLLFLTYLVLPAIFAEDVSYQACVDKYSRKGYQPWQEWSDHYTCHRYRCEIRDGKYFIAAVGCRKPKIPENALECHEYIEDENVEFPTCCARLRCVVEVNGERIVQTRGQPGELFPDKPWKGQQNEPNPAVVGMGGIPQNTVGGEPQGQPAPGMFNSRGAGKNNKADGNDINGRRYVDPYPAQQMQESPRKKRSTSHPVFDRSLQEGTAYQPHHVKIHGYTPERYTSYFSSGAKSLSSTKYLFNSKS
- the LOC141443611 gene encoding uncharacterized protein isoform X2, with the translated sequence MGDLTTVKMQFGGLLFLTYLVLPAIFAEDVSYQACVDKYSRKGYQPWQEWSDHYTCHRYRCEIRDGKYFIAAVGCRKPKIPENALECHEYIEDENVEFPTCCARLRCVVEVNGERIVQTRGQPGELFPDKPWKGQQNEPNPAVVGMGGIPQNTVGGEPQGQPAPGMFNSRGAADGNDINGRRYVDPYPAQQMQESPRKKRSTSHPVFDRSLQEGTAYQPHHVKIHGYTPERYTSYFSSGAKSLSSTKYLFNSKS